A stretch of Cucumis sativus cultivar 9930 chromosome 2, Cucumber_9930_V3, whole genome shotgun sequence DNA encodes these proteins:
- the LOC101206547 gene encoding receptor-like cytosolic serine/threonine-protein kinase RBK1, giving the protein MTVDQEDSEAIEEEKKKKTRKNVLVGIRMNGDSRDLLNWSIVKVADPGDCVIVIYVCQSSDRASKDKPLFDEFLEGYRSLCDVNKVTFIAHMVTGSSVKKTLVRQAKIYAAGAVVLGTSKPCNLGGWSSITRYFVKRLPPTTNILVLNNGKIVFRRSTNDQLTGLSLDPKPSFSQASQSDFDGSETEKSVSYGVGSEDLKDEVDGVVLESKRNCSKPDSAMMMEHSEPGLGWPLLRTTPRISQTSSVHNMSVVQWVMNLPDRSPHRSLSITVNDPSKSEIHRKVRAKGNLSSFSELPEDLEDLLKTNSTTYKWFSPYVLKTSTSHFSSENLIGKGGCNLVYKGILPNGKPVAVKVMNSSKQAWDEFFREVDIMSSLHHKNISPFLGICIADNKLISVYDFFSKGSLEANLYGRNKEKNILSWEVRFRLAIGIAEALNYLHDECPRPVVHRDVKTSNILLSDELEPKLSDFGLAIWGPTESSFQIEADVVGTFGYLAPEYFMYGKMSNKIDVYAFGIVLLELLSGRKAISAETSKEQQSLVMWAKPITESGNVKDIVDPNLEGKFDEEQLQRMILAATLCITRASRIRPRISQILKILRGESDTETLPVEDSQSVENGDDEVYPNSSSELHLNLALLGVDDDGGDSFNSMEQKKKLTLEKYFKERWSRSSSFN; this is encoded by the exons ATGACGGTTGATCAGGAGGATTCTGAAGCTAttgaagaggaaaagaagaagaagacaaggAAAAATGTTTTAGTGGGGATTAGGATGAATGGGGATAGCAGAGACCTGCTCAATTGGTCGATTGTTAAAGTTGCTGATCCTGGGGATTGTGTCATTGTAATCTATGTTTGTCAAAGTTCTG ACCGTGCATCAAAAGATAAGCCCTTATTTGATGAATTCTTAGAAGGATACAGAAGCCTTTGTGATGTAAACAAG GTAACTTTCATTGCTCACATGGTGACTGGAAGTTCGGTTAAGAAGACTCTAGTCAGGCAGGCAAAAATCTATGCTGCTGGGGCCGTGGTTTTGGGAACAAGCAAACCATGTAATCTTGG GGGTTGGTCTTCAATAACCAGATATTTTGTTAAGCGTCTGCCTCCAACCACTAATATTTTGGTTCTCAACAATGGCAAAATTGTCTTCAGAAGATCCACCAATGATCAACTAACAG GCTTGAGTCTAGACCCAAAACCAAGTTTTAGTCAGGCTAGTCAATCCGACTTTGATGGCTCTGAGACTGAGAAATCTGTTTCTTATGGGGTTGGTAGTGAAGACTTGAAGGATGAAGTTGATGGAGTTGTCctagaaagtaaaagaaattgttccaaACCAGATTCTGCAATGATGATGGAGCATTCCGAGCCGGGGCTTGGTTGGCCATTGCTCCGAACGACTCCAAGGATTTCGCAAACCTCATCTGTACATAACATGTCTGTAGTGCAATGGGTGATGAACTTACCTGATCGTTCCCCACATCGAAGTTTAAGCATAACAGTAAATGATCCATCGAAAAGTGAGATCCATCGAAAAGTGAGAGCTAAAGGAAATTTATCTTCCTTTTCTGAACTACCAGAAGACTTGGAGGATCTCCTGAAAACTAACTCAACTACTTATAAATGGTTTAGTCCTTACGTGTTGAAAACTTCAACTTCTCATTTCTCTTCAG AAAACCTGATTGGGAAAGGTGGTTGCAATCTTGTTTACAAAGGAATACTCCCAAATGGGAAGCCAGTAGCCGTTAAAGTAATGAACTCGTCCAAACAGGCATGGGACGAATTTTTTCGGGAAGTTGACATTATGTCCTCATTACATCACAAAAACATAAGTCCCTTTCTCGGTATCTGCATCGCAGACAATAAATTGATCTctgtttatgatttcttttccAAAGGAAGTTTAGAGGCAAATCTATATG gtaggaataaagaaaagaacataCTTTCATGGGAGGTAAGATTCAGGTTGGCTATTGGAATTGCAGAAGCGCTGAACTACTTACATGACGAATGTCCCCGACCTGTTGTGCACCGAGATGTTAAGACTTCAAACATTCTGCTCTCTGATGAACTCGAACCCAAG TTATCGGATTTTGGGCTTGCTATATGGGGACCAACAGAATCATCCTTTCAGATTGAAGCTGACGTGGTCGGAACATTTGGATATCTTGCTCCGGAATATTTCATGTATGGAAAAATGAGCAATAAGATTGATGTGTATGCCTTTGGTATAGTTCTACTTGAACTGTTATCGGGAAGGAAAGCAATCAGCGCTGAGACTTCTAAAGAGCAACAGAGCTTGGTTATGTGG GCCAAGCCAATCACAGAGAGTGGCAATGTGAAGGACATAGTTGATCCAAATTTGGAGGGAAAATTTGACGAGGAACAGTTGCAGAGAATGATTCTTGCAGCAACCCTTTGCATCACAAGAGCATCTCGAATCCGTCCTAGAATTAGTCAG ATATTGAAGATTCTAAGAGGAGAAAGCGATACCGAAACCCTCCCTGTGGAGGATTCACAAAGTGTAGAGAATGGAGATGATGAAGTTTATCCAAATTCAAGTTCTGAACTGCATTTAAACCTTGCATTGCTTGGTGTTGATGATGATGGTGGAGACTCATTTAACAGTatggaacaaaaaaaaaagcttacattggaaaaatatttcaaagaaaGATGGAGCAGATCCTCAAGCTTCAACTAG